The Dermochelys coriacea isolate rDerCor1 chromosome 7, rDerCor1.pri.v4, whole genome shotgun sequence sequence ATCATTAAACACCCCACGGCGCTGGACACTTGGCCCTGCTTTCCCAGGAGACCCTGGCTCATGCACATCTCCTCCGTGCCATGGAGGGTGCTGGCTGCTCCCCCTCGCCAGGGCCTGGTACACGGAGAGGACGTGGTGTATGGGCAAGCGAGTCAGTTTGGGAGGACCCGATGTCTCCTGGGAAGAGTCTGTTTACACCTGCATCTCTCTGTGCAGGGCTCTTCAGTGGAGGCCATGGACCAGCGGCTCCAGCAGGCCCAGAGCTTCAAAGAAGACGGGAACCGGTGCTACAAAGAGGGGCGCTTCAGGGATGCCGTGAGCCGCTACCACCGGGCACTGCTGCAGTTGCGAGGGTTGGACCCCAGTGTACCCTCTCCCCTGCAGGCCTTCGGGCGCGAGCAGCCGCTAGTGACACCTGAGCAGGAGAGGGCACTGCACGGCACCCAGACTGACTGCTACAACAACCTGGCTGGtgagggaggagatgggggcaaCTGCCTACGTGTGACATCACCACTGTGTCCTCCAAGGATGTCCTAGCTCCCCAGTAACATCGCAGTGCACCCTACTTCTTCATGACACCCTGCCATGCaccctcccccactatgccctgCTTGTGGACTCCTTCATCCTCTGGTTGGCGCTGCCACCATCCCCCCCTGCCCTCCATGGGCTATTCGGCCCCTGGGGTACCACAGCCACCGCCATCTCCCTCCACCTCATGAGCCCCTTGAGCCCTGGACCTGCCACCACCACTTCCATCTGTGCGTGCCAGTCTCATGGTAGTGATGTCACTGTGCTGTTACAGCAgtgaccctccctgcccccttgcaccGTCTCACTGGTTCTgttcctcccaccctccccccagcctgctTGCTCCACATGGAGCCAGTGAACTACGAGCGGGTGAAGGAGTACAGCCTCAAAGTGCTGGAGAGGCAGCCTGAGAATCCCAAGGCCTTGTACCGTGCCGGTGTGGCCGCCTACCACCTGCGGGACTACGACCAGGCCCGGCACTATCTCATGGCAGCCTCATGCAGCCAGCCCCGAGGTGAGAGCTGGGGCAGGACTGCTCATGGAGTGGGGGGGACTAGGAGAGTCAGCCTTGATTAGGAAGAATCAGGGCCTTGTCTCCACGCAGCAGGGGAGCTGTCCTGCTGCACGCCATCTCTAGAGGGTGACCCCAAGCCgaagggcagtgggggtgggggaagcaggacGGCTGCCCAGTTACAACAGCACTGGTGGCAGATACCTCTTGGGGGCAGGCAGCAGAAATATTTCTTGGGGGCAAGGGACAGCTATCCGTCTGCAATAGCGTTGGCAGCAGGTAAACATCTGGGGGCGAGAGGAGGGTAGTGGTGATATCTCTGGGTGGGCGGAGAGgacggggcagggagcagctctTCAGCTGCACGGGCATTAGCCGCAGGTGCATGGCATTGTGCCAGCGGAGGATGCTGGGGTAGGGAGTGCTGGGAGCTAGATCAGGGCACAGGAGGAGGCTGAGTTAACACTTCAGTCCAGGGGAGGGGATGAGTTTGGGCATTCAGCTCACACCGTGTCCTGTCCTGTTTCTCTCCTCTGCTCCATGGAGATGCCAATGTCAAGCGGTACCTGCAGCTGACAGAGTCCCAGCTCACCACCTACCACCAGAAGGAGAAGCAGCTCTACATGGGGATGTTCAGCTAGTGAAATCATGGCTCCCCCCCACCAGATACCACCAGGGCCACGTGGATACACCTCCCTTTCCTGGACAGAACTCCAGGAACACATGGATGCACCCCCCTTTCCTGGACAGACTGCCAGGCCACAGGGACCCAATGACATAACACCAGGGTAAATGGGGACACATCTGGCTTTCCATTGATGGCATAGGACCCATGAGGTCACTTGGGACCTGGGTTGCTAGAGAGGAAACCCCAGGCTGGTGGCTAGGACCTGCTTGGACTGCTCCCTTTCCTCTTGTCTGCGAAGCAGTGTCCTCTGTTGTTCCCAAAGGCCTGGGCATTCCCAGAGTCACAACTGCACAGGCTCCGAACCACCCCATGGTTGTGGTGCCAGAGACAGGGAGTGTGGACTGGATCATTAGCTTTGTCACCCCGCTGGCCCTCTTCATAAAGTGACCTGTCTCcctgcactctgtgtgtgtgtgtgtgtgtctgtccgtcccttCCCTTCCTGGGCTCTTCTTCACAGGGAGcacttggggagcagggggctgtttCAGGGAAGTtaaccccctgctctgctgctattggtCTCCTCATTTCCATAATGATTGGAGCTGGGTCATTTCCATCCTAAGGCACCTGAGCTGAGCCTGGCATCCTGAGCCACATGACCGCACCCCACCTGGCCCTCACAAACAAGTAATTTCCACTCTCCTCACCCTATCTGCAGCCAGCTGCCTGCAGCACTGGGGCTGCTGCAGTGACTGCATGCTTTACGTTGGGCCTCACCTGCACGCTGCAGAGGGGCCTGGATTAGAGTGGGACTGTGCAGGGAGGTGGCTTACCCCATGGACAGGGCACATACTGCACTGGTGCCTGCACTATGCTCCACACTGCAGAGGTGCATCATACCCCTCCCCACGCTGCGCACCCTTGAGGCCCCAACAACAGCTGTTCAGATAGAaatgaggggtgggggcagctgcatTTCACTTCTGACATTTTGGCAGCTCATAtcagagctgggcctggagccCACACTGTGTCTGGCTCATTCCAAGCAGCCAGGTGGGAGATCCACTCGGGGGCAGGGCTCATGTCTCCTTTCCCAAGAGCTCGGTTTTGTCAGGTCCTGCAGCAAGTctgactcctcctcccccagccctcccatcCTAGCAAACATCCCTCATTCCTGCCATCCACACGCCctggctcctccctgctgctTAAGCAAACCGCTCTTCACAGGCTGCCAACAGCTGGGAAATGGGGCTGTTGAGTCTTCTTAGCTCCCCCCTTGCTcttgtccctcctccccctgcaatgTGCAAACACCAAGTCACCAGCAAACTGCTGGTGCTGCCCCAGCTTCTCAACCCCAGGGCCTAGGCTAAACAGTACTAAGGTGAGGTCAGTGCATGGGGCTCCTCCATCCCAGAGGGTGACCCCCAACAAGCTCAGCCTCCTGCACTGGTGTAGCAGGGTGAACAAAGCTCCTCTGCCTGGCCTGCTGGAGTCAGCCCCAgagggtggaggggcaggagggaagagccAGGGATCCACTGCAGGTAGGAAGTTCAGGTTTCTCAGGTGACAAGCTGATCCAACCCAGCCAGGAGCAGGGACCAGCCCCACCACCCATTGCCTTGGCATTTGCCCCAGGGAGATAAGAGCACTGGGGTGTGAGGCTGTGAGGAGGGTCATGGCCAGGTAACGTGAGGCCAGGACCCCAGGTTCCCAGGGGCTAGACAAGGCTGTGGGATTGCCTGACAAAAATCTTCCTGTAGACCTAGcgatctttttgtttttgttttgttttgaaacaaggCCGGGGACAGGAGTGGGGTTATGAGCTGGGGTGGGAACGGGGGCAGAATGGGTCCAAGGTCCCCGGCTGCCAAGCTACTGGGTTGCGGTGCCTCTTGACCAGGGTTTGGGGCCGAGGGGATGGGTCCTCACCGACACCAGGCACAGGTGTCGCAGAGGGTGCATCACTTGCAGCCACGGCGTCAGGCATGGTGGAATCTTCAGCGGGGTCTCCCTCCAGAGGGGAGGGCAACTGCTCTGCCTGGGAGGTGGAGGGCGTGCCCACAGGCTCAGGGGCCGGCTGCACAGCATCAGCTGTTGCCCCAAGGGACTCAGTGGCCAAGACTGGGGTGCCATCCACAGCCAGGCAGATGGCTAGGGTCAGGGGCGCCCCGGGGACCAGAGCAGGGGTGGCAGCCTGGGatatgggggaggaaggagaagggggtggCGGGTTTAAGCCaccacccagatcgaggccctcTGGAGGGGGGGTCGTTGCAGCTGGGGCAGGAGTCCGATTATAAACTACACCACAGGGGTATAAAgtcccaggccagctggggcccATTGATCTGCCAGGCTTGTAGGCCACACCTGAGGAGGGCTACCAGGGGGCCTGTCTGCACAGAGTGTGACACCAGCAAAGTAAAACTGGTTCACTTGAACAGTTGCAGAGCCCCATGTGGACACTCCAGTTTCAGTGCAGCTGAAGCAGATTAGGAGCTGCCAAGAGCACTCCATCCAGGGTCTTGCTGCACTTTAATTCAACTGGTTTGTGTGTAGCCAAGGCCTCTGCATTGTAGCTCAGCCATTGCACAGCCCAGTCCCTGCATTCATTGTGCTCAGTCTGCCCTGGCCAAATCCAAGCCTGGGATGTTCCTAGCTCCCTCCCTGAGCAGATAAGCAACTCTCCTGCCCTCGCTGTCTGTGCCACTCTGAAGCAGGTGCCATGGCTTCTGCCAGGGCCAAGTTCTCTTCGTTCTCTGTGTGGTGTGCAGAACAGGACAAGCCTAATGCAGGAGAATTAAACAACTGACTGGAGAAGTGGATGCCTTTTTCCAGCATCCTGCAGCCCTACGAAATGGGGGAGAAGGTATTGCAGCTATAGCAGAGCCCAGCAGGTCATTACACAATCTCCCAGAAAGGCCATGCTCCTCCCCTCTATATGCCCAACAAGCTGCCTGGTTGTGGCCTGGGGGAGACTGATCCCAGAAtgctgcatccagttttgagatgCACATTTTAAGCAGGGGCCTGGCCAGCATGCAGGGAAGAGCCACAGACCCTATCTGAGGGTGGGAGAAGTGCCTAATAACCCAGAGAAACTGATGGAGCTTGTCCTGTTTAGTAAAGAGACAGGCGACTTGATTAAGGGCCACATTTTTCCCAAGGAGGGTGatttaccattggaacaactcCCAAGGAGGGGGTGGATTCCCCCATCTCCTGAGGTTTCCAAACTCTCAGGCAGCCtgtctggaagatgctttagtcaagAGGTATTGGATTCAATGCAGGGGGAACTGAGTGAACTGCTCTAGCTGGTGCCTGATGATCCAGTTGACCACTGTGGCCATAAACAATCTGTGACTCTACCTCATGCAGTAATGGGGCCAACCCTTTACTATCCCCCTTGCTTATTCTCTTTTCTCCAAGAGCAACAGCCAACCCCTCCCCAAGCAGGGGATGTGCAGGTGAGAGGTTCAGGGAGAGCAGCACTACCGTTGGTGGGTCTTTCTCCTCCCCGCTCCTAGGCCCAGAGAATTAATGCACAAGCTGACAGGGCACCAGCAGGAGTGATGGAAGCAAGGTCCAGGAAGGCCAAGCCACAGGGTGCAAGAAGCCTGTGAGAAAGCAGTGGAAGGTCTCTCCTGTGCAGGCCAGCCCCTGGTAAGCCCCCTGTGATGCACAGGCTGAGGCTAATGAATTTCACCTAGAGAAGCACCTTCCAGCTGGGGTTTTCTCCCAGCTCCAGGGACAAGGGCCGGGCTCTGAGGGGGAGTTATTAGCATGGAGGCAGCTAGCATGGGGTtaatataagcagcacctgaccAGCAGCATGAAACGGAGCAGGGGGTCTAGTTCATAGCCCCCAGCTGCAATTACACAGATGCTGCCTGGGCTTATCCTAAGGGTAGCATTTAGAATAAGTCCTCCCAAGAACAGCAAGGATCCTCTCCCCCTGGTAAGCTGGGGGCATTAAGGTAGGGAATGCACAGGGATTTTGCCAGCAGCCGACTGGGTTGCATTCCCAGCCAAGACTAAGGGCACAGCAGCTAATGAAATGCAGGGCTTGGCTCTAACCGCCAGGGAAGGGTTGCATGTGAGCACCCATGCTCATAAAACAGCCTatgcatagagagagagagtgcccgCTGCCTTCCTGGTCAGCATTTAAACACTGGAGTGGGGCGCTGCAGGGGGCAAGGAGGCCCTGCCCTTCCCAAGCCAGCAGACCCCCCAGGTCTAAAACACCCTCCAAATCCTTAacgttcaatttttatttttttcacttaGAATTGACACCAGCAATGAGGCTCCTTGGtgcagccagagccaggcagctctgcccaCACAGAGCGTCTACCCACCGCAGCTGGGCAGACAGCAACACCCAGACATACCTAGGTTATGGGAGATGCAGAGGGCCCATGGTACCTGTTGAACATTTGATTTCAAGCTCACACTAGGTGCCCAGACACAGTCCCTAGATAGTgtggctcctgccccctcccactcttAGAAGTTGGGTGGCCATTTCAAGCtccctgcctctcagggagaGGGCTGCTCTGGCCTATTCATGCTGTAGGGAGATGGTGCCCCTGTGCCAGCCTTGTCAATGCAGTTCTGCCAGCGTTGGGACAGGGGGCTGATTCTAAATCCCCTCCTCAACTTGTCGGCGATTGGGGTGGGTGAAGCACAAGGCCCTGCCAATTCCAGTCAGTTGTCTACCACAGAGAAGAGACATGAATAGGGGACGGTGAAGACTCCATAGGGAGGAGGCAGGCAGAGCTTGCAGTCCCAGTAAATGGGGTCCCATCCCCCCTGAAAGGATGGGGCTAGCTGGTCGTTTTGCCACATGGCTTTCGGGAGCAGCCTGCAGCTAGAGGAAGTCACTTGGAGGCTCCGCTGGCCTTGGGAGCCAGAGGCCTGAGGGAACGGCTCACCATCCTCTTCAGCTCCTTGAAGGAGCGGGTCCTGTGTAGTTTGTAGCTGGCCATGGCCAGGTTGCTGGAATCCAGTGCGGCGGAGGCATGAAGCGGGCAGGCCCCGGGTGGCCCCAGCTGCCGCAGTTGCCAATCCCCATTCAGGCTGACGGCATCCACCTCACTGAGGCTGGAGGCACTGCTGCCCTCAGCCCGCTgtggctgcagctccagctggctGCCATCAGGGAAGCAGGAGTCTGTGGAGAAGGCCAGCTGGCGgcttggtggggggaagggctcaGCTTTCGGCCTCCCCAGAGCCTGGCTGGAGATCTCCAGGACGGACGCCCACTTGTGTCTGCCtgggggctccaggcagtgctgggagctgcactgATACACAGGCCTCGGCGTGCGGACGTTCACCTCTGAGCTGCAGCGGCTCCCCCCTTCTGCCCGGAGAGCTGGCCTGCGCCGGAGGCTGATCCTGCGAAGCAGCTCCCGCGGGCTGAGCCAGCTGCGCTCCGCACCCTCGCCTGCCTTCACCAACTCCCGCGAGGCATGCTTGCCCTTGTACAGCCGCTCCCGCTCAGTGCCAAGGGTCTTCCTGGAGGAGGCCTTGACCCTGACCACATGGGGATGACAGGACGAGGCCTCAGCCCAGCCGGCTCCCTCTGGCTGCTCCCGGCACAGTGAGAGCTGCTCCAGGAGCGATCCCATTGAGCGTTCGCTGGATCCCACAGAGGAGGCGGTGGAGCCCCGGCCCCCTGGGGCGGCCAGTGCTTGGGAGCTGTCAGGCCCCTCTGGAGAGCGGAGGTGGGAGCAGGTAGAAATGCGCCTGCGGATTTTCCAGCCGGGGAGCGGCCCAGCTGCCAGTGGGGAGCCACAGACGGATGACATGGACTGGCTCTTCTGGTGCCCTGCCAAGTAGCTAGGCTCCGTGCGACTAGCTGCCGACCGACACCTGTACCTCAACACCAGCTTGGCGATGTAACGGTCCAGCTGGGCTCGGCGCTGCTCCTCTGAGGGGGCTGGCCCACTCTGGGGAGAGCCCTTCTGCACAGTGGGGATGGCTGCCCGCTCGCTGAGGTCCTCCTGGGATGGGCCCCGGGACAGGCCGCTGGTAAAGAGTGGACTTTGCAAGGCCACGGCATGCAATGGGCTGGGGTAGTGGTAGATCTCGCTGGTGCTGCGGGACACCAGGTCGCACTTGTACCGCAGGAGCTGCAAGCTCTGAGGGAAGGCTGGAGAAAGCTCACCCAGGCTCAGCAAGAACTCCAGGTCCCCTGTGGAGAGAGTAGAGAGCAAGCATCCTGGATCAGAGACAGGCTCTGGCCCGGCAGGGTACACCAGGTGCTTGGGCCAGTATTCCCTGCATGACATGGGGCTTGGCTGTACCAAACTGGACCCAGTATCTGAGCTGGACAACTTAGCTAAGTGGTAACCTAGGGGCTGGGTGCCCATGGGCACTGGCAGGGATCCCGGGCAACAACGTGGGTTCAGAGGAGAGCTAGAAGAACAAATCAAGGGCTGAAATCCTGCCTCTGAGTCCAGGGCCTTGTCCCCACTAGTAGGGGTCAGCTGGTACAGATATACAGACATAGCTACCCCAGCAATCCCTCTTAGTGGCAGTGCAGCTTAAACCAGTTTCCCCAGCAAAATCAGCTCCCCCAGAAAGAGGCCTTTTTAGCTGGTATAACtgcgtctacactagggcttttgccagcacagctctgtcagggagaagggtggggaaaaaaaataaataaaaatgatcccCCACTTAACATAactgtgccagcaaaagcccaAGTATAGCTGCAGTTTTGACACCCAAAAAAGGCCTTTTGCCAGTAGAGCTGCGTGTGCTTTGTGGGGCTGGAAAAAACTATGCTGGCAAAAGAGCTGTTTTGCCAGTCTAAACTGCAGCCATGCTCAGTGTTTTGCTGGTGTAGTACACAGGGATAGCTACACCAGCAACGTGCTCCCAGCACAGACCTGGCCTCAGACCAGATGGAAAGCACATTGCTAAAAGGGAGAGTGATTAGCCATTTAACAGACTCAGAGAGATGGTTGATTCCCCATCACAAGGGAGAGTGGGGCATGGAGTTGGGGGTCTGTAAATCAAGCCCAGGATTCTAAGGCCTTGTTCACTGTAGCCACCCTGGTATAGTGAAAGCATAGAGCCTCCCTTCCCCAGTGGGGATGTGGTTACATGGACCTGGTCTAGCTGTTCCTGTATAGGAAGTGGAATAAACTCTCCTGGGGTACGGCAcctttatgctggtataattgCAGCCGCACTGGGGCGAACTACACTGGTTAGGGCGTGGGATTCTAGTGCATACTAGGCCTTGAAGGCATTCTCTAGCTCAGCCATGAGTGGCAAGCTACATACAGGAGTCCCTGGGCCAGGTTGTCCAGCCTGGCCCATCAAAATGGACTTTCCTGGTCTTGAGATCTGAGACACTCCAGGAGCATTGCTCTGAGTTATCTGTGAGGCAGTGGGGAGCAGGCTGGCCCCACCTCTGCCTGAGATGCAGAAATCAGAGAACAGGCAGTATGGGACAGTCCTGCACTGACCCTGCCATAGGTCTGGGGGCATCAATGGCACCTGGCAGAGTGTCCAGAGCCCCTGTGGAAATGGGCAAGTTGGAATGAGTCAGCTCCCATCTGCCAGGTTTAGAGTCATGCCCCAACCCTGTTGCTCCCCGGATCCTACTGGCTGACAGCAGGGCTCCACATCCTGAGCTGGCTGTTTCCTGCTTACCTGTTGAGACTGGTctcctgggagcagcatgggggctTCTGGGAGCATTGGGTGCCATTACCCGCTGCAGCCGGAGGTCAAGAAGCCGGACAGTGGCCTCGTCAGTGGAGTGCGGCCGTGAACAGCCACTGTCCCGTAGGCCTGGGAGGTAGGAGAGGGAACCAACACTGCAGTGCGAGCCCCCCGGGCACTCGCTGTGCATGGATGTGGAGGAGTCGGACAGGGAGCCCATCTCGCTGGTCTCGTAGAACCCTGGGGCAAGAGGAAAGGTTCACTGCAGGGGACCGGTCGTCcttatctctccccccagctccctcaacCCCTAATGGGATGGGTCTCTCCTCCCCTTGAGTCCCCCACTAACAAGTCCCAGGGACTCTGGGTTGTGGAGGATGATCCCGACAGGATACATGGCCCAGCTCGGAGCCTCTGCCTGCCTCACACTCCGCCCAGGACGAGCAGGCCCTGGTGCCTTATTGCTCCTGGTTGCCAGGGCCCAAATCCCGGCTGGACATACCCGAGCTGGGCCTGGAGTCGGCCTCTGAGGTCTCTGGTGCAGTAAAGTTAGGCTCTGCCTGTGCCCTGGGTCTCTTGAGGAGCAGCAGCTGTTCGCTGGATCCAGCGGTTCTCAATGCCAGGCTCGTCGCCGGCGTTCTGCTGTCCCTGTTCCTGGCCTGGTGTCCCACGTCGATGCTCTCAGAGGAGCAGTAGGAGACGCACGGCTTCTCAGGGATGCCCAGCAGGTCCTCAGACTTGCTCCGGTCCAGCTTAGCTGGGGGCAGTGGTTCCTTAGCCCCCAGgctgccccatccctgctgcagCAGAAGCATGAACGGGGTTAGTCAGAGATGCCAGCAGCCACCAAACTCACCAGCCACCCGGGGCCCTGGCATCCAGGGCCAGACCCAGCCCTGGTCTCTGCAAGGAGCTGGGCAGAGCACACCCCAACTACGACTGGGTCTCCTCCATGGCACTGGACACTGCACAggcccccaactctgccccagactccctcctcccagcctgcTGGGCACTGAATTGAACACGCTACCTGAGCAAGATCACACAGAGAATCAACCCTCATTGAGGGGGCTCCCTCCAATcactgttctgggcaccacagagAACCCCGGATACCTTCTGAGATCCGGGCCCCCCATCACTGCTAAGGACCCTCCCTCCCCGCTGGAGAGCAGGCCCCTTTCCCCCTTTGTGCTGGCACTGCCCTCCAGTAAGCTCTGGTCCACatggagttgcacaggttgaACTAAGGCGATGCAGTACCGATTGCTGCTGCAGGCGTGGCCTCCCATTGATTCAAACCTGGCTCAGTGCGGTGTCACTGCTGGAGGCTGAAGGGACAGAACTAGTTTCCTGTCTCTGCACACACGTGTGGGGCCAGTTTAACCCAATTGGGTTTTAAACCAATTCTAAGCTTCAGCTTGTGTGGCATGTCTAGGCTCCAGTGCCCCAATGAGCCAgaaaccctgccctgccccaaagagcagctGCCCAAGGGAGAAGGGATATGCCCACTGCTGAGTGAGCTCTGCAAAGATACTGTTGGCACTTCCCAGGCTCAAAGCACCCTACCCAttagcccccacagctcccaggagTGTCAGGCAGCATCAACCCCCCTTACAGCGACAGGCAAAGACAGAACCTGCCCTAGGTGGCACAGACCAAGTAGTAGTGCTGagaagggaacccaggagtcctgcacaCAGCTGTGCACTCAACCCACTAGGCAAGGCTTCCTCCACCTATCCAGATGTCCTGTCCCCCCCTGCAGCAGCTTCACACAGCTCTAGCTGGGAAACAGCTTGGAGGCACCTCCAATGGATAGGAGGCTAAGGGAGGGCAAGCTGCTCCCAATCTCCCCCCAGGTGTGAGGGTGGTGTACAGCTTGTCCACtgcaccccccccagcacagagTGTCTTAGcctaacccctcccccacatatcATTGCTCTTTCCCCGCTGTACAGGACTTGGCAGGCAGGggcctccctgcccaccccaggaactgggaagcagcagcagccacagccaGGTGAGGAGTTCAGGAGGCCAAGGGATGATGCACCTTGACCCCAGGCTGGTGATTAGAAGTACTGATAAGATCACAACCTTCCCCAGCTTCCTGCACTTTACCTCAAcctctcctccatcccccttcctccatGGGCCGGGGAGGGAGCTGGCTCTGTCATTCTTACCCCAGAGATGTTTGCAGATCTGTATCCTGGCTGACGTGGAGCTGGGGGGCCCCGTGGCTTCCCCCCAAGAGGAGAGGCTGGCTTAGGTTTTATTGGACTCTGGGGTTCAAGAGGGTAAAAAAACAGTGAGGCAAtatggtggtggtcaggggaaaTCACAGTGGAAAACAGGTGCTGCTCCCTCCAACTCACCCCAGCCCATGGCCCCAGACACACCCAGGCCTTGCCCCAcggcccccagcaccagccacgGTGACTTGTTCCATTAGGAAGCATGCTCTGTAGCATCATCCCTACTGTCCCACATGCCTGGCCTCTCCTGAAAGGCCCAGAGTTggtggtggggatgggagggggaacgGGACTTCCCCCAAGCCCCACTAACAGCCAGGCTAGGGTAAGGAAGAGGGGGGAGGGCCCCAGAGCCAAGCTGGCAGCAGGAGTGAAACATGAGCCCAGAGGCCCCTTTCTGCCTTTGAGCTCAGCTCTATCCTTCCTAGGCCAGGCAGCTGTTGCCTTTGTGTGAGCCCCCCTGCCTCCATCTTACCTACTGAAGCAGAGACACACGCACCACACAGGCAGAGCGGCGGGTGCATGTACAAGATTTCAAGGTTCGGGGGGGATGGGTGCGCAGGCACGGGCTTGCTGGGGTGCCCAGGGTGTGCATGGGGGGGTCCACACATGCACCATTCACCTTGGAGAACAGCCAGACCACACTGATATTTCTGCCACCTGCCCCAGACTCAATGCCTCCACCCAACCCATTTGGTTATTCAAAGCCTCTGCTGGCCTTAAGCCAGGCTGGTCCTGAAAGCCAGGTCTGGCCTCACTGTTgtccctgggagggggcaggtcgCAGGCTTCCAGCTGTTCAGACACCCTCTTTCCCCCAGCACAAGCACAGCTGTGTGCATTACTGTGCATGAGCAGGCATGCGCCagccaggctgccctggggcagctccccctatttcccctccccctgcatgtCAGGTgtgcagggcagggatggagtgagcagccTGCTGCCTGTCCCAGGGTTAGTTTACACTGGAGCTGGCTAGTCGACATTTCCCCCATTTCTTGTTAGGAGAAGACTCCACTTCTGTTATTTGCTCTTGAACGATACCAGGAAGGGGATGGAGAAGCTGGCACTGCCCACGCCAgcgcagagctgggctgggaggacaGCCAGGCAGGAAGCAAGTGAACACTGTAAACAACAGGTGGTTTGTTTCCTGTAATACACACAGGGCCTGACGAACCTCCCTGCAAGCCAAATCCACAGAGACCAACCTGCCAAGGCCAGGTCAGCAGCCTAGGTCTGAATCCCACTCCCTGTAGCTCAGCTCCCAGCCTCAGGACAAGCAGAGTCAGAAGAGATGCCAAGAATTCCCCTGAAGCCCCATAAGCTCCAACTCTCCTGTCCTGGGGCTTTGACTGGACAAAGGAGGGTACATCCATTCCAAACAAAGCAGGCTGAGAAACACAAACAGTGCAGCCCCAGTATGACAGAGCACACACTACCCATTAGTTACGTCTTGTGGCACAGGGCAGATGAGGGAGGCACAGAATGCTGCCTCCTATCTGAtatgagacaagatgggtgaggtaatgtcttctattggaccaacttctactggggagagagacaagctttcaagctacactgagctatccctcgggtctgggaaatgtaccCAGATCTGGTCTGCATTACAGAGTTAGTTGaggcaaggcagcttatgtcaacctaactatggaagCATCTATACTTAAATTTCACTCCCACCAAGGTAACTGCCCCACTACACCAaattaataactccacctctacGAGTGGCGTAGAGTTACGGTTGATGTAGTCAGttgacgcagtgtcagtgtaaaaagaaaaggagtacttgtggcaccttagagactaacaaatttattagagcataagctttcgtg is a genomic window containing:
- the TTC9C gene encoding tetratricopeptide repeat protein 9C, producing MAAQGSSVEAMDQRLQQAQSFKEDGNRCYKEGRFRDAVSRYHRALLQLRGLDPSVPSPLQAFGREQPLVTPEQERALHGTQTDCYNNLAACLLHMEPVNYERVKEYSLKVLERQPENPKALYRAGVAAYHLRDYDQARHYLMAASCSQPRDANVKRYLQLTESQLTTYHQKEKQLYMGMFS
- the LOC119859359 gene encoding dapper homolog 2-like isoform X1; protein product: MARRAVPPSLWSGSDRVRFGERLQASLAGILELELLKETQKGTVESALGVREPAGAVPGGQRQQGWGSLGAKEPLPPAKLDRSKSEDLLGIPEKPCVSYCSSESIDVGHQARNRDSRTPATSLALRTAGSSEQLLLLKRPRAQAEPNFTAPETSEADSRPSSGFYETSEMGSLSDSSTSMHSECPGGSHCSVGSLSYLPGLRDSGCSRPHSTDEATVRLLDLRLQRVMAPNAPRSPHAAPRRPVSTGDLEFLLSLGELSPAFPQSLQLLRYKCDLVSRSTSEIYHYPSPLHAVALQSPLFTSGLSRGPSQEDLSERAAIPTVQKGSPQSGPAPSEEQRRAQLDRYIAKLVLRYRCRSAASRTEPSYLAGHQKSQSMSSVCGSPLAAGPLPGWKIRRRISTCSHLRSPEGPDSSQALAAPGGRGSTASSVGSSERSMGSLLEQLSLCREQPEGAGWAEASSCHPHVVRVKASSRKTLGTERERLYKGKHASRELVKAGEGAERSWLSPRELLRRISLRRRPALRAEGGSRCSSEVNVRTPRPVYQCSSQHCLEPPGRHKWASVLEISSQALGRPKAEPFPPPSRQLAFSTDSCFPDGSQLELQPQRAEGSSASSLSEVDAVSLNGDWQLRQLGPPGACPLHASAALDSSNLAMASYKLHRTRSFKELKRMVSRSLRPLAPKASGASK
- the LOC119859359 gene encoding dapper homolog 2-like isoform X2, which produces MARRAVPPSLWSGSDRVRFGERLQASLAGILELELLKETQKGTVESALGVREPAGAVPGGQRQGWGSLGAKEPLPPAKLDRSKSEDLLGIPEKPCVSYCSSESIDVGHQARNRDSRTPATSLALRTAGSSEQLLLLKRPRAQAEPNFTAPETSEADSRPSSGFYETSEMGSLSDSSTSMHSECPGGSHCSVGSLSYLPGLRDSGCSRPHSTDEATVRLLDLRLQRVMAPNAPRSPHAAPRRPVSTGDLEFLLSLGELSPAFPQSLQLLRYKCDLVSRSTSEIYHYPSPLHAVALQSPLFTSGLSRGPSQEDLSERAAIPTVQKGSPQSGPAPSEEQRRAQLDRYIAKLVLRYRCRSAASRTEPSYLAGHQKSQSMSSVCGSPLAAGPLPGWKIRRRISTCSHLRSPEGPDSSQALAAPGGRGSTASSVGSSERSMGSLLEQLSLCREQPEGAGWAEASSCHPHVVRVKASSRKTLGTERERLYKGKHASRELVKAGEGAERSWLSPRELLRRISLRRRPALRAEGGSRCSSEVNVRTPRPVYQCSSQHCLEPPGRHKWASVLEISSQALGRPKAEPFPPPSRQLAFSTDSCFPDGSQLELQPQRAEGSSASSLSEVDAVSLNGDWQLRQLGPPGACPLHASAALDSSNLAMASYKLHRTRSFKELKRMVSRSLRPLAPKASGASK